Below is a genomic region from Dechloromonas denitrificans.
CGAACTCATGGCCATTGCAGCCCCGGCAAAAACGGGGTTGAGCAAACCGAGTGCAGCCAGCGGAATACCTGCCACATTGTAGATGAATGCGAAGAAAAGATTCTGCCGTATCTTCCCCAAGGTGGCCGTGGATAGGTCGATTGCGTCGACTACACCGAGCAGGTCGTTACGAATCAGGGTCAGGTCGGCCGCCTCGATTGCCGCATCCGAACCAGCCCCGATCGCGAAGCTGACATCGGCAGCCGCCAGCGCCGGCGCATCGTTGATACCATCGCCGACCATCGCCACCAGCAAGCCATCCGCTTTCAGGCTGGTCACCGCGCTGGCCTTATCACCCGGCAGGATACCGGCACGAAACTCGACGATACCGGCCTGCGCAGCAATGGCGGCGGCCGTTGCCTCATTGTCTCCGGTCAGCATGACGACCCGAATACCGCGAGCCAGCAGGATTTCCACCGCCTGGCGGGAGGTTGGGCGCAACGCATCGGCAATCGCCAGCAAAGCCAGCACTTGCCGCTCATCGGCCAGCACGATCACCGTCTTGCCCGCTTGCTGCAAAGCCAGCACCTCGGGATCGGCTGAACAATCGAGCCAGTCGGGCGAGCCGAGGCGAAGCGCCCGGCCAGCCAGGATGCCACTCACCCCATGACCGGGATATGCCTTGAAATCCTGCGCTTTTTCGAGGTCGACCGTACCCAGGGCTGCCAGCACGGCTCGCGCCAGCGGATGCTCGGAATGCTGTTCAAGGGCGGCGGCAAGACGCAATGCCTCATCACTCGCCATGCGACGCGGGACGATATCGGTCAGTTGCGGCTGGCCGCAGGTCAGCGTTCCAGTTTTATCGAGCGCCAGAACCCTGATTTTTTTAGCCCGCTCCAGCGCTTCAACATTCTTGACCAGAATTCCGGCCCGAGCCCCCTGCCCCGTCCCGACCATGATTGCCGTCGGCGTTGCGAGACCAAGGGCACACGGACAGGCGATCACCAGCACAGCCACGGCATTGATCAAGGCGGCAGAAAAATCGCCGCTCTGCAACCACCAGCCAAGCAAGGTCAGGGCCGCAATTGCGCAGACAACCGGAACAAAAATGGCAGAAATCTGATCGGCCAGGCGCTGTACCGGAGCCTTGGAGCCCTGAGCCTCGCCCACCATCCGGATGATGCCGGCAAGCAAAGTGTGCTCACCGACGCCGGTTGCCCGACAATGCAGCGCACCATGCCCGTTCGCTGTCGCGGCAAAAACCTTGTCGCCCGCCTTTTTACCGACCGGCATGCTTTCCCCAGTCAGCATCGACTCATTCAGGCTGGATTCGCCGTCAATCACCTCGCCATCGACCGGGACGCTCTCGCCCGGACGAACCATGAAAATATCGCCCGGCATCAATGCTTCAACCGGCATTTCAACCCACTGCCCATCACGCTCGACCCGCGCCATGCGCGGTTGCAGGCGAACCAGCGCCTCGATCGCCTCCGATGTTCGCGACTTGGCCCGTGCCTCCAGTAATTTACCGAGCAGGACCAGCGTAATGACTGCCGCACCGCCTTCGAAATAAACGTGCTGCGCCAACCCGAGCAGGGTCACGACACTGGACAGCAACCAGGCCATGGTCGTCCCCAGGGCAACCAGCACATCCATATTGGCACCGCCGCCACGCAACGCTTTCCAGGCGCCATCATAAAAACGCCAGCCGATCCAGAACTGAACCGGTGTCGCCAGCGCAAACTGCAGCCAGCGAGGGAGTTCATTCTGGTGACCATGCTCGCCAAACATGAACAACATCTGGCCAAGCAAGGGCAAGGTCAACGCAACCGAAATCCAGAAACGACGAAGATCGCTGCGGTAAACACGGTTTTTCTCGGCTTTTTCGCGCTCGCGCGTCTGACTATCAACCCGAGTGGCGGAAAAGCCCGCCTTGGCCACCGCGGCGATGACCTGCGCCTCGTCTGCCGCCCCGGAAAAACGCACGCGGGCACGTTCGGCCGCCAGATTGACGTTGGCCTGCAAGCCCGGCTGGCGATTCAGCACTTTCTCAAGGCGCGCAGAACAAGCGGCACAAGTCATGCCTGCAATGGCAAATTCGACAACCTTGCCTGCGTTATCGTCGCTCATTTGACCAAGAGCACAGGACAATGCGCCAGGTGCAACACACGGCTGGCGACCGAGCCGGCGATCAAGCCGGCAATGCCACTGCGGCCATGCGACCCCATGACAATCAGGTCACAGCCAAGCTCGGCGGCAACCTTGGCAATCACCTCGGCCGGCTGTCCGACATGAATGTGGCTGGTGTGATAACGCCCCGCCTGATTGAGTGCCTCTTGTGCCGACAGCAAATCTCGCTGCCCTTCTTCAAGGTAATAGTCATGCAAAGTCTCTTTCCCGATATGCGCCTGCACACGGCCCATCGGAATCGGCGGATGCACGTTGAGCAGGTGGATTTCCGGCATCTCCCGGTACCACGAGGAATGAGCGATCAATTGATCAACGGCACGCAAGGCGCAATCGGAGCCATCAACGGGCAATAAAATTTTCATCAGTGGCATTCCCAAACAAAATTCAGCGAAGCAAGCGGATCAAACCCAGCATGCCATAAACCCCGAATCCCAGGACCAGCAATCCGGACACCAGACGCACGACGGAACGGCGAACAAACTCATTCAGCCGGGCCAGCACAATGCCAGCCAGCAAAAGGTTGGGCAAAGTACCCAAACCGAAAGCCAGCATGGTTAATGCCCCCCGACCGGCAGAACCAGCCGCCAATGAGGTGGCCAATGCACTATAGACAAGCCCGCAGGGCAACCAGCCCCAGAGCAAGCCCAGGGGAAAGGCCTGCAGCACATTGCCGGCCGGTAAAAAACGTCGGGTCAGAGGCTGGATCAAGCGCCACAAGGATTGCCCGGCTCGCTCCGTAAAGGCCAGGGCACGTGTAATACCGAGCAGGTAAAGACCGAGCGCGATCAGCATCAGATTGGCCAGCAAATAAAGTCCCAGCCGAACCGGAACCTGGCCTTCCAGCCCCAGGCTGGCAGCCCCCAGCGCACCGGCTATTGCCCCTGCTGCGGAATAAGACAGAATACGCCCGGCATTGTAGGCAAGCAGCAAGGACCAACGACCGGGAGCCCCCATCGAAAGAGCGCCGACAATTCCACCGCACATGCCGACACAATGCGTACCGCCAAGCAGTCCGACAAGGAAAAGGGCAAGGTAGCCGGAATCAGGCATGGCTGCGCAACATCCAAAAAAACAAGGCGGACAGTTTAACCTGTCCGCCTCTGCTGAACGCAGTGCTCAGATGACTTTCGAGTAGCGCGTCCGCTGGCGATCGGCGCGCAGATAACGGTCGAAGACCATTGAGATGGCACGAACCAGCATGCGTCCTGGCGGCAGGACGGTAATCCAGTCGCGCTCGATCTTGAGCAGACCGCCACGCTCCATTTCGCGCATATCTTCCAGCTCGGCTGCGAAATATTTGTGGAAATCAATCAGGTGAGCGCTTTGGATACTCTCGATGGACAACTCGAAGTGACACATCAGCGCCTGAATGATCGAACGACGCAGAATATCGTCTGCATTCAGTTCAATACCGCGGAACACCGGCAGCATCTGCTCGTCGAGCCGATCGTAGTACTCATCGAGCGTCTTGACGTTCTGGCTGTAGGTTGGTCCGACCTTGCTGATCGACGAAATACCGAAGGACAGCATGTCGCAGTCAGCGTAGGTTGAATACCCCTGGAAATTGCGATGCAAGCGCCCCTGCCGCTGAGCAATGGCCAATTCATCATCCGGCTTGGCAAAATGATCCATGCCGATAAAGACATAACCGGCTTCAGTCAGCTTCTTGATCGCCAGGGCCAGAATTTGCAGCTTGGTATCGGCCGAGGGCAAATCCGGTTCGGCAATCCGCCGCTGCGGCTTGAACAGGCTGGGCATGTGCGCATAGTTGTAGATCGACAGGCGGTCCGGATCCATCGCCAGAACACGTTCCAGTGTCCGGTTGAAACCCATGACCGACTGGTGCGGCAAACCGTAGATCAAATCGACCGAAACCGATTTGAAACCGTTGGCCCGCGCAGCATTGATCACATTCGCCGTTTCTTCTTCGGTCTGGACGCGATTAACGGCAATCTGAACACGTTCGTCGAAGTCCTGGACACCGACACTCATCCGGTTGAAACCCAGCTCGCCAAGCAAAGCCACGGTTGCCGTGTCGACCTTGCGCGGATCAACTTCGATCGAGTACTCACCGCCATCGAGCAACTTGAAATGCTTGCGGGTCTCGCTCATCAACTGCCGCATTTCGTCATGCGACAGGAAAGTCGGCGTACCGCCACCCCAATGCAGCTGGATCACTTCATGCTCACCGTCCTGACCGTCCAGGCTGGCGCTCTGCAGGGCAAGCTCCTTGGCAAGGTATTTCAGGTATTTGGCGCTGCGCCCGTGATCCTTGGTAATGATCTTGTTGCAGGCACAGTAATAGCAGATAGTGTTACAGAACGGTATGTGGAAGTATAATGACAGCGGACGGCTGATACCGCCGATGTTGCGCTTGCCGAGCCACAGTTTGGCAGCGTCAGAATCGAAAGCTTCGACGAAACGATCGGCCGTCGGATACGAAGTGTAGCGGGGGCCGTTGACGTCGAAGCGGCGAATGATCTGAGGATCGAATACGAGGTTTTCAGTTGCGAAATTCATTAAACATACCACCAAGAGTTGCACGGATTATGTTCGGATGGTGCCAAATCATGGTTGACATGGATCAAGCGAACGCAGGTTGATGATGCCCCAACAAACAGCTTCACAGGAAATTTCTCTTTCGGTCATCAAGACAGCGTGTTCGAACTGCAATCTGCGCGAACTCTGCCTGCCCTTCGGACTCAACATTAACGAGCTCGAACGCCTGGATGACCTGGTTTCGACCCGTCGTCGCATCAAGCGTGGCGACCACCTCTACCGGGCCGGTGAAACATTCGATGCAATTTACGCCATCCGTAGCGGCTTCTTCAAAACCGATGTGCTGCTTGAAGATGGCCGGGACCAGGTGACCGGGTTCCAGATGGCTGGCGAGTTGCTCGGACTTGACGGCATCAGCACCGAACACCACACCTGCAACGCGATCGCCCTCGAAGACAGCGAAATCTGCGCCATTCCGTTCTCGCAACTGGAAAGCCTGTCGCGTGAAATCCATACCTTGCAGCACCATTTTCACAAGGTGATGAGCCGCGAAATCGTCCGCGACCACGGCGTCATGATGCTGCTCGGCACCATGCGCGCCGAGGAGCGACTGGCCGCCTTCCTGCTCAATCTCTCGCAGCGCTTCACGGCACGCGGTTTTTCTCACGCCGAGTTTTATCTGCGCATGACGCGCGAAGAAATCGGCAGCTACCTCGGCCTCAAGCTCGAAACGGTTTCGCGGGCCTTCTCCCGGTTCCAGGAAGAAGGCCATATCGCCGTCCAGCAAAAACATATCCGGATATTGAATGTTAACGGGCTGAAAGCCCTGATGAATCATCATCCCAACTGACTACAAGCCAGGCAGTGGATTACGCGTCAGCGCAACACTGATGATGTAGGCGTAGGCGAGCAGCGCAAAAACCAGAAATACGGCGCGAATCGCCTTTGTCCTGCCCCGCTTGAGGGCAAACGTTCCAAAGACGATATAAGCCAGCAGCCCGAGAAGTTTCGCGGTCAACCAGTTGTTGGCCAATGGATATTGCCCACTCAATATCGCCAGCAGCACGGCACTCCCGAGCAAGGTCGTGTCGACAAAATGGGGAAGCAGCCTGACCAGGCGATGCTTCAGTAACGGCGAATCGGCAAGCATCCAGATTGCCCGCAGACAAAAGCCAAGACCGCTGAGCAGCACGCACGTAACGTGTAGGTGCTTGAGTGCCAGATAACTCATCACCGAGCCGCCAGCTTGAGCGCTATTTCAGCCGAATGCTTGCGATAGCGGGAAATGGCGAGGCTCAAATTAAATCCGAGCCAGCCATTGGCCACTGCAAAAACCACCCCGGCGGGACGTGCCAGCCATTCCGGGAAAAGCACAGCGCCAAGCAAAAGCACCACGGCCAGTGCATAGCATTTCATCTGCCGCTGCATGTCGACATCAGACAGGATCTTGTTCATGTTTGGCGCAACCACCTTGGCTTGCCCTTGGTTCTGCAAGTGAAGCCAAGCGAGGAATGGAACAATCTTGTAGAGCATCCCGATGATGAATGGGACAAATCCGCCAGCAAGTAATGTAATGCCAAAAAACAGGGTCCAACCATCGATTTCTGAAGCAGCCGGCCACATTGCTGCGGTCAACAACATCAAAAGTGCAAAAATGCTGGCCGCTAAACCGATTTGCCAATACCGGTAGGTGGCGTCAGCCCTCGCCCGCCGACGCTTCAGTTGAAGACGCAGGGTCAGCACAGCAAAAGCCAGTCCGAGCAATGCAGTTATCCCCTGGACAACGCGGATCATGTTCGGCATATCGAAAAATACGGCACCGCTCCAAAGCAGGACGATGAGCAACATGCAGCACGGGAAAAGCCAGCCTGGACGTGCGG
It encodes:
- a CDS encoding universal stress protein, whose amino-acid sequence is MKILLPVDGSDCALRAVDQLIAHSSWYREMPEIHLLNVHPPIPMGRVQAHIGKETLHDYYLEEGQRDLLSAQEALNQAGRYHTSHIHVGQPAEVIAKVAAELGCDLIVMGSHGRSGIAGLIAGSVASRVLHLAHCPVLLVK
- the fnr gene encoding fumarate/nitrate reduction transcriptional regulator Fnr, with product MMPQQTASQEISLSVIKTACSNCNLRELCLPFGLNINELERLDDLVSTRRRIKRGDHLYRAGETFDAIYAIRSGFFKTDVLLEDGRDQVTGFQMAGELLGLDGISTEHHTCNAIALEDSEICAIPFSQLESLSREIHTLQHHFHKVMSREIVRDHGVMMLLGTMRAEERLAAFLLNLSQRFTARGFSHAEFYLRMTREEIGSYLGLKLETVSRAFSRFQEEGHIAVQQKHIRILNVNGLKALMNHHPN
- the hemN gene encoding oxygen-independent coproporphyrinogen III oxidase — translated: MNFATENLVFDPQIIRRFDVNGPRYTSYPTADRFVEAFDSDAAKLWLGKRNIGGISRPLSLYFHIPFCNTICYYCACNKIITKDHGRSAKYLKYLAKELALQSASLDGQDGEHEVIQLHWGGGTPTFLSHDEMRQLMSETRKHFKLLDGGEYSIEVDPRKVDTATVALLGELGFNRMSVGVQDFDERVQIAVNRVQTEEETANVINAARANGFKSVSVDLIYGLPHQSVMGFNRTLERVLAMDPDRLSIYNYAHMPSLFKPQRRIAEPDLPSADTKLQILALAIKKLTEAGYVFIGMDHFAKPDDELAIAQRQGRLHRNFQGYSTYADCDMLSFGISSISKVGPTYSQNVKTLDEYYDRLDEQMLPVFRGIELNADDILRRSIIQALMCHFELSIESIQSAHLIDFHKYFAAELEDMREMERGGLLKIERDWITVLPPGRMLVRAISMVFDRYLRADRQRTRYSKVI
- a CDS encoding heavy metal translocating P-type ATPase — encoded protein: MSDDNAGKVVEFAIAGMTCAACSARLEKVLNRQPGLQANVNLAAERARVRFSGAADEAQVIAAVAKAGFSATRVDSQTREREKAEKNRVYRSDLRRFWISVALTLPLLGQMLFMFGEHGHQNELPRWLQFALATPVQFWIGWRFYDGAWKALRGGGANMDVLVALGTTMAWLLSSVVTLLGLAQHVYFEGGAAVITLVLLGKLLEARAKSRTSEAIEALVRLQPRMARVERDGQWVEMPVEALMPGDIFMVRPGESVPVDGEVIDGESSLNESMLTGESMPVGKKAGDKVFAATANGHGALHCRATGVGEHTLLAGIIRMVGEAQGSKAPVQRLADQISAIFVPVVCAIAALTLLGWWLQSGDFSAALINAVAVLVIACPCALGLATPTAIMVGTGQGARAGILVKNVEALERAKKIRVLALDKTGTLTCGQPQLTDIVPRRMASDEALRLAAALEQHSEHPLARAVLAALGTVDLEKAQDFKAYPGHGVSGILAGRALRLGSPDWLDCSADPEVLALQQAGKTVIVLADERQVLALLAIADALRPTSRQAVEILLARGIRVVMLTGDNEATAAAIAAQAGIVEFRAGILPGDKASAVTSLKADGLLVAMVGDGINDAPALAAADVSFAIGAGSDAAIEAADLTLIRNDLLGVVDAIDLSTATLGKIRQNLFFAFIYNVAGIPLAALGLLNPVFAGAAMAMSSVSVVSNSLLLKRWQPNALRQEKK
- a CDS encoding SirB2 family protein; the protein is MSYLALKHLHVTCVLLSGLGFCLRAIWMLADSPLLKHRLVRLLPHFVDTTLLGSAVLLAILSGQYPLANNWLTAKLLGLLAYIVFGTFALKRGRTKAIRAVFLVFALLAYAYIISVALTRNPLPGL
- a CDS encoding sulfite exporter TauE/SafE family protein, producing MPDSGYLALFLVGLLGGTHCVGMCGGIVGALSMGAPGRWSLLLAYNAGRILSYSAAGAIAGALGAASLGLEGQVPVRLGLYLLANLMLIALGLYLLGITRALAFTERAGQSLWRLIQPLTRRFLPAGNVLQAFPLGLLWGWLPCGLVYSALATSLAAGSAGRGALTMLAFGLGTLPNLLLAGIVLARLNEFVRRSVVRLVSGLLVLGFGVYGMLGLIRLLR